The window ATCGAAGTGCGAGTCCAGCCAGAAGTGGTGTTTGCACTTCGACACGGCAATGCGTCGGTACGCTGACTGCCGAACCTCTGCGATCGCCGCATCCCTGGCCGCATGTATTGCTGAAGCGATTGCCTCGGCATCGCCTCGCGCATCGATGCTGATGGCCTGGCTTATCGACGGCTGCTCTCGATTCAGCGATTCCAATGCCGGCCGGATCAACCACAGCACGAAGCGCGCGTACAAGGCCTTCATTTCCCTTCCTCCTGGTGCGTTCCGTTTGGTGGTTGGGTGTCGTCGCTCGCATCCTGCCTCCAGCCACCACGCTGACCTGGCAGTTCCAGGTAGATCTGATCCAGAGTCGCCTCAACACCCCGGGACTTCGCAAAGTCCACGAGGCGCAACGCCTGACCAATCGACATAAGGCATAGCCCCCGTTCGCATTGCGAGATCGCAGACTGCCCAATGCCTATCGCAGCCCCAAGCTTCGCTTGCGATAGGCCGAGCTTCTTTCGCAGTTCAGTGAGACCGTTCATGCACGAATAGTAGTCCGACTGCTAAGTAAGGTCAACAGTCGGACTGTTTGCCAAAAATTAGACCGACTAATATCTTTCGGCCCATGCCCGCCCAACCCCTAACCGACGACCAGAAACGCGACGCCGAGCGCCTTACTCGCCTCTTTAAAGATTGGCAACACGCGCGACGCGCGCAGGGCGAGCCATCCTCTCAGGAGTTCGCCAGCGAACTCCTCGGCTTCAATCAAAGCGCACTCAGCCAATACTTGCGTGGCAAGATTCCGCTGAATGTCGCCGCCATGTTGAAGTGGTGCGCCCTTCTGCGCTGCGACCCGTCAGACATCAGTCCTGATCTTGCCGAAAAGATGCGCGAGATTGCGGACCAGGTTCCAGACAAGATCGATAGCGAGTTTGCGCTAGTACGTCGTCTTGACGTCAAGGCGTCGGCCGGCCCTGGGCGGCTTGTATTCCTTGCCGGCGAAAAATCACGGCTGGCGTTCCGGCGTGACTTCCTTCGTGATCTTGGCCTATCGGAGAAGAATGCGGCGCTAGTCGACGTCGAAGGGATCAGCATGGAGCCCACGCTGCCAGATGGGGCAATCGTACTCATCAATACCCAGCAGGAGCCGATCAGGTATGGAAAGGTCTACGTCGTGGTTGTCGATGGCGAAGTCGTCGTAAAGCGACTCGCGCGACGAGAGGGGGACATCTACCTTCTGTCCGACAACCCGAATAAGGACGATTTCCCGGATCGCAGGATCGCAGGCGAGTCCTTGGGCGGCTTCGAGATCAAGGGGCGGGCCAAGTGGTTTGGCTCTCGGCTATAAAGGGTTGGTACCCTACGCCATAAACAACGACAAGACAGACGACTATGGCCCTCATCGCATGCAGCGAATGCAATGCCGAAGTTAGCGATCGTGCAACAGCGTGCCCACGATGCGGAAATCCCATTGCAGCGACGCAGCATCAGGAGCCGCCCAAGCGCTCTGGCCGACTAGGGGTTGGCCTGGGCATTGTTGGCCTTGTGGGGATCTTCGTCATAGCAGCGACGATAAGTGCCAATAGCTCTCGAAGCTCGACCTCCGCCACAGCTGATGCAACTACCGGCAATGAGCTCGGGATCAAGGCTGATGATGTGGTAAAGATGGATAAGGCTTCCTTCGGTTGCGAGTTTGAGCACAAGTTTGCAGAAGCCGCCGAGCACTACAACCAGAAGGAGTACTCAGCTTGGGCAAGAATCGTCAACGACGCTCCATGGTGCTTCTCGGGTGGAGCCCTAAACCCTGAGCAGACATGGACTGTGCTGCAGGTCCGCGGGCGCATCATGCAAATCAGCCAGACCACACTTGCACAGTACAAACTCGACCCATCAAGACACAAGCACTCGTACTGGACTGCCACCTTCTGGGCGACAAAAGCAACAGATCCTAAGCCCTGATCGGTAGTGCCCGCCGCAGAGCGGGCATTCTTTTTTGAAAAATTATTAGTCCGACTGTTGACGCTGTTTAGCAGTCGGACTACTATCCACTCCATCGACGCGCCACCCGGCGCCCCCACGATGGAGATTGCGATGCCGAAGTCCCCGACACACCAGCAGATCCTGGCGATGCCCCTGCGCCAGCAGGCGCGCGCGCTGGAGGAGCAGCGCCACAAGTCCCGGATGGCCATGCTCACGCGCATGGACGCCCAGCTGGCGCTCCTCGAGGCAGAGCAAAGCGCACTCAAGGCGGCCGGGCTCGACATCCACGGTTCCGAGATCGAGACCGATGCCTTCGGCAAGATCCTGCGCCTCCCCGCCGTCGCCTTCGGCAGCGCTGAAGCGCGCCACCTCAATGCACTCCTGACGGTCGGATTCAAGATCGAGAAGCAGGACTCCTGCGGCAGCCGTGCGCATCTGCTGCTCAAGAAAGGTCGCCTTCGCCTCGGCATGAGCGTCGACACCGAGGTTCTCATCAAGGTGGATCAGGCTCGCGCCCGCGCTGCAGCTGCGCCGGCGGAAGAAGTGGGTACGGCAGCATGACCCAGCGCCACGACCCCGCGAAGATCGCGCGCAATAACCGCGCCCTCCTGATCGGCACACTGATCGCCATCGCCCTGGTTGCCGTCTCCTGCCTCGCCACGGCCATGGACGGCGCCGCCAACGCGATCCACCCGACCACCTACCGGAGGTCGGCATGATCTTCCGCATCCTCCTCGACGGCGCGCCGGCCTATACCGGCCCCTTCCCCACCTGGTGGGATGCCTACGCCAGCGCCTTCAACCGAGCAGCCCTTGCCGGCGCCCATTGCGTGAAGGTGAAGCGAGCATGACGCCGACATCCGCACAGATCGGGCTGCTGCAGCACACGCTGGGTATCAGCGAGCGTCATCGCGAGCCGCACCGTAACCACTTCGTCGCCGGCCCGGGCCACCACGACATGCCGGACCTCGAGCAGCTGGAAGCCGCCGGACTCATGGTGCGCGGCTATAGGCCCGCGTTCCTGCCGGAAAGCTCCATCGTCTTCTACACCACCGAAGCGGGCCGCGCCCTGGCAATCACGTCACTGCCGGAGCCGCGGAAGCGGACACGATACGAGGAATATCTCGACGCAGATGGATGCGCTGGAGACTCGTTCGGGGAGTTCCTTTGCGGCATCCGCCTGCCAGAGTTCGAAACGCGCTGGCATCGGGACTATGGGACGTGGAAGGAGCACTACCAGTACCGCATGTTCCGTCGCGACGGATACGGCCGCGAAGTGCAAGGCGACTGGGCCCCTACCAAGAAGGAGGCCAAGGCCAGCTACAAGGCCGCGCTCAAGGCCCGCCGGCAAGCCATGCACACGACCGCCTGGAGCCCGGCATGAGCATGCCCGACTTCCTCTCGCGCACGCTCAAGAACAACGCCGAGTTCGCGCGCCGCGCGCGGCCGGCCGCCGCCACGCCAGGGCCCGTCCCGCCGATGGCGGACATCGTGCGCATCCTCAACGCGGCCATCAACACCGGCAACTTCTACGGCGTCGCGGCCCAGGATGCCTATGCCGGCCTCGTAGACCTGCGCGACCGCATGGTCGCCGTCCTTGGAGATCACCCATGAGCGCCTTCTGCGTGTTCGGCATGACCCTCGACGCCGCTATCAAGCGCGCCGAGAAGAAGCTCGCAGGCGAGAAGCTGACGATGGACGTGTGGAAGCAGAAGGTGCACGAAGCCGCTGAGCAGATCCTGATCAGCGCGAAGCCTATCCAGGTCAGCCCTCCCTTCGACGCCCCTCAGTTCGCCGAGGAATGGATCCTCGTCGCGCGCAAGACGTCGCGCATCTACGGCGCGCGCGTCATGGTTCGCAAGCCAAAGGAGGACAAGAAGGGTAACCCAGTCATCAGCAAGTCCAGCGGCCTGCCCCTCATGGGCTGGCAGCCCTATAGGAGCGCGCCGTGAGCTACGGAGTCGCCCTCTCCTTCCACATGGTCGCGCTCTTCGCGGCATTGGCTGTCGGCGCCTATTCGCGCTACGCGCTGGCAAAGCGCCTCGACGACCTCAACGACGAAATCTAAACGGAGAAACACATGTTCACCTGGTTCCGCAACCTCTCCCTGCTTCGCCTGTCTCGCTTCCCTCATTCCGCCGCGGACGTCGCCGCCGCGCTGGCGCGATTCGCCTTCCTCCCGTGCGGCGCCTTCGATCTGGCATCGAGCGGCTGGGCCCCGCCGCTCGATGGCGGCGGCCTCGTCCGCGCCTGCAATGGCCAACTCCTGATCGCCCTGCGCACGGATCAGAAGATCCTGCCGGCGCGGGTCGTGAACGCAGCCACGAAGGCGCGCGCCGCCCAGGTCGAGCAACAGCAGGGGTTCAAGCCTGGCCGCAAGCAGTTGAGAGAGCTGAAGGAACAGATCGTCGAGGAGCTGCTCAGCAAGGCGTTCGTCTCCAGCGCCTACACCCGCGTCTGGATTGATCCGGTCAACGGCTGGCTGGCAATCGACGCCAGTAGCGCCAGCAAGACAGAGGATGTGCGCGGGATGCTGTTCAAGTCGTTGGACCCGCTGCCGGCCATGATGCTGCAGGTCAACCACTCGCCCGTGGCGGCCATGACCGAATGGCTCGCCACCGACACCGCGCCGGCCGGCTTCACCATCGACCAGGAGCTGACGTTGGAATCGAGAAGCGAGCGTCGGGCGACCATTCGTTACGCCCGCCACCCACTCGACGTCGCCGACATGGGCCGCCACATCGCCGCCGGCAAGCGCTGCACCCGCCTTGCAATGACCTGGGACGACCGTGTCTCCTTCGTCCTGACCGACGCCCTGACCATCAAGCGGATGGCGCCCCTGGACGTCATCAAAGAGCAGGCCGACGCCACGCTGACCGGCGAGGGAGAGCGGTTCGATGCTGACTTCCTGATGATGTCCGCCGAGTTGGCGACGCTGCTCAGGGATCTGACGGATGCCCTCGGAGGCGAACGCAAACCCGAAGAAGATATGAGGGAGGCGGCATGACGGAACAACGTGAGCACGAGGCGCTGACGACGGCGGAAGATGTCGCTGCATTCATCGAGCGCGAGGCGGAACCCGCAGCGCTGCCGGCGGCCGATGGCTACGGCGATACCGAATTCGGCTACACCTTCGTTGGCATCGATTTGGAAGAAGGCGACAAGCGGTTGATGGCGATGTTGGTGCGCGCCCTTGGCACCGATCATCCGGCCATTGATGACATGACGGCACTGTTGTTCCGTTCGCGTGCCCTCGCCCTCTCCCCCGACAGCGCGGCGGCGCGTGATGGTGAGCAGCAGTACCGACTGCTTACCCATGCTGACGTGATCGAGGACGGAGACGAGTGGCTCCAGACGGATGCACGCACTTGGCGCACCGACGTGAACGGGATTTGGGTCGGGCGGAACTATATCCCCGGCGCGCTCATGCCTGCTCGCCGGCGCACCGACGCAGCCCTGGCTGCCCAGCGCGAAGGAGGTGCGGCATGACGAAACAGGACTACGTGATTCTGGTATCGCCGTCAGAGCCTCGCGGATGCCTCGGCCTGAACAGCGACGAAGATGATGCCGGGCAGAGCGCTTTACCTCCCCGGACAGGCGACATTGCTAGTGCTCTGCATTTTGGGAAGTTCTCCGACGCCAGGCGTGCAGTGCGGGAAGCTGCGAAGCGTTACCCCAGCTATTCGTTCCGGATCGACGTGGCTCCGGCTGCCCAGCGCGAAGGAGGTGCGGCATGAACTCCATCGATCATGCCAAGTGGGAAGTTCAGGAAGCGCTCGATCATGCCGCATCTGCTCTTGTGCGGGCTGAGGACGCTCAGCGGCGTCTCAACCGAGATGACCTAAATCGCTGTATCGAGCACCTCGCTCGGATGAAGGAGCAGGCCGAATGGGCGGTGACGAAGGCGCAATGGGCGATCGACAGGATCAAGAAGATACAGGAGGCGTCGTGATGCGGTGCGCGAATTCGCAACCTGGATGGTTCAACGGTGAGTGCGGCAGGCCAGCGGCTTGGATAGGTGCTCATGAGTCCGGGCACCGCCAGTACTTCTGTCACCTATGCAAAGACGATGGGTATGAAGCAGCATCTGTCGTGGAGTGGCTGCCGTTGGTAGCCCAGCACGAGGGAGGTGCGGCATGATCGCGCGATTCATCGATTGGCTGTACTGGCGCACGGTGCCAACCGAATGGCTTTACCGCGATGCGATGTTCTCCAACTCAGACGGCGAGCCGATCAACGCTTCTGGCCGCGAGCTTTGCCGTCGTCTGCGCGAGGGAGGTGCGTGATGGCCAAGTTCAATGTGGGTGACAAGGTGCGCGCCAAGATCGACCTGATTGACGACCTGCGCGAGGACGGCCTTGGGTGCTACATCTGCGCGAAGGCCGGCGAAACGCTGGTGGTGCGCGGCATGAGCGAGTACTTCCCGGAACGCTACAAGGTATCGCACGAGCACATCACGGACCGTTACTTCTTCGCGGATCTGGCTGAGCTTGAGGGTGTCCAGCACGAAGGGAGCGCGGCATGACAACCATGAAGGCCTACGAGGTCTACGACGGCGGCGACAACTGGGTGATTGTCTTCGCCACCAATTCCGCCACCGCGCGCCGTGAAGGCGCAGGCGAAATTGGCTGCGAGTGGGAGAACATCGACCATTGCCGCCGCAAACCCGAACTTGACCGGCATGCACCTGGCCCAGTGCCGCCGCTCGCGCTGATCGCGGCCGGCTGGCACTACGAGTGCGGTCACTGTGGCTGCCGCGTCGACGAGGACATGGAGAATGTCGAGCCGGACCCGCACTTTGACGCATCGGAACTCGGTCCGGTGGCCGTGGGCCAGATGGTCTACTGCAGCGTCTCGTGCGCGGCAATGGAGCGAGCTGAGAGGCGATCGCGCGAGACGGCAGAGTCTGCGCTGATCGAGCTTGTGGAGACCAAGTATCCGGGTAGCAAGGTTACCCACGTCAACGTCTTCGGCCACCAGCTGGAGGCCAAGGGCGGCTACTGTCGCGCCTACTTCACCTTCCCTGGTGGGGTGCACCACGCCACCTACAAGTATGGCGAGAGCGATGCCGCGTGGGTATCCCAGTGCGATGCCGAAGCCTTCCGTCAACTCTACCGCCGCCCCCAAGACGAGGCAGCCAGTCAAGCCGCCGCCCAGCAAGAACGAGGTGCAGCATGATCCGCGACCAGTTCCTGCTGGACATCGCCCCCGAGCTGATCGTCGACAACTTCGCCGGCGGCGGTGGCGCTAGCTGCGGCATCGAGTTGGCCCTCGGCCGGCACGTCGACATCGCCATCAACCACGACCCCGAGGCCGTGGCCATGCACGCCATGAACCATCCGCAGACCGAGCACCACTGCGAGAGCGTGTGGGATGTGGACCCGATCAAGGTCACGCGCGGCCGGCCGGTGGGCCTGGCCTGGTTCAGCCCCGACTGCAAGCACTTCAGCAAGGCCAAGGGTGGCAAGCCACGCGACAAGAACATCCGCGGGCTGGCCTGGGTGGCGATGCGCTGGGCGGCGCTGGTGCGCCCGCGCGTTATCCTGCTGGAGAACGTCGAGGAATTCCAGACCTGGGGGCCGCTGCTGGCTGATGGCTCGCCCTGCTCCGCGCGCAAGGGCAAGACCTTCCGCAGCTTCGTGCACCAGCTGCAGGAGAAGGGCTATGCGGTCGAATGGCGCGAGCTGCGCGCGTGCGACTACGGCGCGCCCACCATCCGCAAGCGCCTGTTCCTCGTCGCGCGCTGCGACGGCAGGCCCGTTGTCTGGCCCGAGCAAAGCCACGGCGCTCCAAGCAGCCCGGCGGTCAAGGCTGGCAAGCGCTCGGCCTGGCGGACGGCGGCCGAGTGCATTGACTGGTCCATCCCCTGCCCGTCGATCTTCGAACGCGCCCGCCCCCTCGCCGAGGCCACGCAGCGCCGGATCGCGCGCGGCCTGCGCCGCTACGTTATCGATTCGGCCAAGCCGTTCGCCGTCCGATTGCCTGAAAGCATCGAGGCGCCCTTCATCACGGAATGCGCAAACGCATCAACGCAGCGCACGTTCCATGCCGACGAGCCTCTGCGCACCCAATGCGCTGAGGTCAAGGGCGGTCACTTCGCCCTGGCTGCAGCCACCTTGGTGCAGACCGGCTACGGCGAGCGCGCCGGCCAGGCGCCCCGCGCGCCCGGGCTCGACAAGCCGCTCGGTACTGTCGTAGCAGGCGGCGCTAAGCACGCGCTCGTGTCCGCCTTTCTGGCCAAGCACTACGGCGGCAACTACACCGGCCCCGGCGTGTCCCTGGGCGCCCCGGTCGACACCATCACGACCACCGACCACCACGCCCTGGTCACGTCGAACCTCATGGTGAACACGACCGGCCACTCTGGCGGCGCCACAACGGCACCTGTCCCCACGCTGACGACCGGCAACCATGTGGCCGAGGTCCGCGCCTTCCTAGTGAAGTACTACAGCGAGGGAGGCCAGGACCAGGACTGCCGCGACCCGATGCACACCATCCCCACCAAGGACCGCATCGGCCTGGTGACGGTGGCCGGCGAGGAATACCAGATCGCCGACATCGGCATGCGCATGCTGGAGCCGCACGAGCTGTACGCGGCCCAGGGCTTCCCGGCCAGCTATGTCATCGCGCCCGTGATCGACGGGCGCCGGCTGCCGAAGCATGCCCAGGTTCGCATGTGCGGGAACAGCGTCAGCCCGCCGATGGCGGCCGCGCTGGTGCGCGCCAACGTGCCCGAGCTGGCCAGCTGGTCGGCGCGCGAGGCGAAGGAACGGAGGATCGCGGCGTGAAACTACTCACTACGCGGTATAGGCGCGACATCGTAGAGCGACGCTACGTGCTCATGCACGGCAGACACTGCCGCAGTCGTGTCGAGATCCTTGGGGGCCCAGTCGTAGCCTGTCGCCTCAGCAGCATTCGCCCCAATTGGCATCAGAAAGATATGGAGACCAGGCTTGTATCCGTAGTGACTCGGGAGGCGGCTGTTCATCTCCGCGATGAACTCCTCCACAGAA of the Cupriavidus malaysiensis genome contains:
- a CDS encoding LexA family transcriptional regulator, with amino-acid sequence MPAQPLTDDQKRDAERLTRLFKDWQHARRAQGEPSSQEFASELLGFNQSALSQYLRGKIPLNVAAMLKWCALLRCDPSDISPDLAEKMREIADQVPDKIDSEFALVRRLDVKASAGPGRLVFLAGEKSRLAFRRDFLRDLGLSEKNAALVDVEGISMEPTLPDGAIVLINTQQEPIRYGKVYVVVVDGEVVVKRLARREGDIYLLSDNPNKDDFPDRRIAGESLGGFEIKGRAKWFGSRL
- a CDS encoding zinc-ribbon domain-containing protein; this translates as MALIACSECNAEVSDRATACPRCGNPIAATQHQEPPKRSGRLGVGLGIVGLVGIFVIAATISANSSRSSTSATADATTGNELGIKADDVVKMDKASFGCEFEHKFAEAAEHYNQKEYSAWARIVNDAPWCFSGGALNPEQTWTVLQVRGRIMQISQTTLAQYKLDPSRHKHSYWTATFWATKATDPKP
- a CDS encoding helix-turn-helix domain-containing protein, which gives rise to MNGLTELRKKLGLSQAKLGAAIGIGQSAISQCERGLCLMSIGQALRLVDFAKSRGVEATLDQIYLELPGQRGGWRQDASDDTQPPNGTHQEEGK
- a CDS encoding DNA cytosine methyltransferase; this translates as MIRDQFLLDIAPELIVDNFAGGGGASCGIELALGRHVDIAINHDPEAVAMHAMNHPQTEHHCESVWDVDPIKVTRGRPVGLAWFSPDCKHFSKAKGGKPRDKNIRGLAWVAMRWAALVRPRVILLENVEEFQTWGPLLADGSPCSARKGKTFRSFVHQLQEKGYAVEWRELRACDYGAPTIRKRLFLVARCDGRPVVWPEQSHGAPSSPAVKAGKRSAWRTAAECIDWSIPCPSIFERARPLAEATQRRIARGLRRYVIDSAKPFAVRLPESIEAPFITECANASTQRTFHADEPLRTQCAEVKGGHFALAAATLVQTGYGERAGQAPRAPGLDKPLGTVVAGGAKHALVSAFLAKHYGGNYTGPGVSLGAPVDTITTTDHHALVTSNLMVNTTGHSGGATTAPVPTLTTGNHVAEVRAFLVKYYSEGGQDQDCRDPMHTIPTKDRIGLVTVAGEEYQIADIGMRMLEPHELYAAQGFPASYVIAPVIDGRRLPKHAQVRMCGNSVSPPMAAALVRANVPELASWSAREAKERRIAA
- a CDS encoding recombination-associated protein RdgC; the protein is MFTWFRNLSLLRLSRFPHSAADVAAALARFAFLPCGAFDLASSGWAPPLDGGGLVRACNGQLLIALRTDQKILPARVVNAATKARAAQVEQQQGFKPGRKQLRELKEQIVEELLSKAFVSSAYTRVWIDPVNGWLAIDASSASKTEDVRGMLFKSLDPLPAMMLQVNHSPVAAMTEWLATDTAPAGFTIDQELTLESRSERRATIRYARHPLDVADMGRHIAAGKRCTRLAMTWDDRVSFVLTDALTIKRMAPLDVIKEQADATLTGEGERFDADFLMMSAELATLLRDLTDALGGERKPEEDMREAA